Part of the candidate division KSB1 bacterium genome is shown below.
TGATAGTGATCTTTTCTTCGAGACTGACGCCTTGTACATCGATATGAACAAGCGTTTGTTTGACTGGATCCACTTGAACATCTTTTATGATGGCTTTTTGTTTGCGTTTCTTGCCAAGTTGAAAATCAATTAAACCGGATTCAGAACCTAAAATCTTTAACGTTTCTCTTTGATCGAGTGCTATCGGAATTGCTTTTTCGCCATGACTGTAAAAAATCCCAGGGATTTTCCCTTCTCTGCGCAATTTTTTAGCAAATCCCTTACCAGTTTTTTCACGGGGTTGAGCTTGCAATAAAAGTTCAGACATTCTCGTTCTCCATTCAATTCCTAAAATTTATCAATCAAATAAAATACTAATGGATTCCTCATTATGAATTCGCTGGATGGCATTCCCGAATAAATTCGCCACCGATATTACTTTTAATTTATCGAACATCTTTTTTTCATCCAACGGGATCGTATCAGTAACAACGATTTCAGAAAAAAAGGAATTTTTCAATTTTTCTGGCGCATTCCCAGACAAGATAGCATGGGTACACCCGGCATAAGCACCTTTTGCCCCCTCCAAAAACGCTGCCTCAGCCGCTTGCAGCATTGTCCCTCCGGTATCGACAATATCGTCGATAATAAGGATGTTTTTATCCTTCACTGAACCAATGATACTCATGACCTCCGCTTGGTTTGGCTTTGGTCGGCGTTTGTCCGCAATCGCAAGGGGAATATGAAGTCGTTTCGCATAAGCCCGGGCAAATTTGACGCCGCCAATATCGGGAGATAGCACCACCAAATCCTCTATCCCACGTTTCAAATAATAGTCGACCAAAATCGGTGCCGAATATAAATGATCCAGTGGGATATCAAAAAAACCTTGAATTTGGGCAGCATGAAGATCCATGGTCAAAACGCGATCTGCCCCAGCAGTGGTGATCAGATTTGCCACCAATTTCGCGGTGATCGCCACGCGCGGCTGATCTTTTCGATCTTGCCGGGCATATCCATAATATGGAATGACAGCGGTGATCCTTTTAGCCGAAGAACGACGCGCTGCATCGATCATGATAAGCAATTCCATCAAATTGCTAGATGGCGCATTGGTTGACTGAACGATGAAAACATCACAACCACGGATATTCTCATTATACTTCACCCAAATTTCACCATCGCTAAAGTATTGGATGCTGGAATCCCCTAGCGGGATACCCAAGTAATCGACAATCTTCTTGGCCAATTGCTTTCCATTCGTTCCAGCGAATACCTTCAAAGAATTGCTCATCAATTCAAGGTCCTTAGATAAAAAATGACGAGAAAACTTATGGAGCCAGCACCAAAACGATCTCAGGGGAACATAAAGTTTCCGTTTGACAGGTTGGGACATCACCCGTGATGTCGGCTCCAATACCGCTTTTCGTCATTCACCATACAATAAAGAGCTATCACAATCAAAAACAAGCTGGGGCGGGAGGATTCGAACCCCCGATACAGGGACCAAAACCCTGTGCCTTGCCGCTTGGCCACGCCCCAGTGTTGGACAATTCTAACATATTAATACAGCTCATCCTCAGAGGTGGACTCTTCGACTGGAGCTCCTGATTGCAATTTTCGATTGTACTCTTCAAGGATGACTTTTTCAATCAACTGACGAAACTCGTTGTTGATTGGATGGGCAATATCTCGAAAGGAACCATCAGACATTCTTCGACTGGGCATACTGACAAAATAGCCGTTTGCCCCTTTTATGACTTTCATTCCGCGGACAACAAACTGATTATCAAACGTTACATTAACAAAAGCTTTCAGCTTTTCTTCGTTGCGTAGGGTAACGTTGACTTCTGTTATTTCCATTCCTCTCTCCTGCAATACTAATAAAATCTAAAAATGGCTGCTTGCTTTGTTTTGGCTTCTTGTTGTCTACTCTATTGGAGCATGTTCCTATCATATTGCCCTTGGTTGCAGTTCCAATAACATTTGATAACAGAAAAAATTTGTCCCGTCTAATTATTTGTCCCCTACTCGTCTCCACTCCCGAAATCTCAAACTACAGATGGGTCGTTGTTATCATTGGCATTGCAACGATAATTTGGTAGGGCATAAATCCTGACCTCTCCACCGCCACCGCATCTGTATAATTATCAAACAATCCATAAATGGTTGATCCACTGCCCGACATACTAGCGAAAAATGCGCCTCGATCATATAGCATTTGTTTGATCTCGCCAAGCAATGGATAGCGCCGAAGAACCACCTCCTCTAAATCATTTCGAACGACCTTTCTTAGATCAGAAATTGTCATACCCTTGAAAAATAAGTAGGATAATTTAATACTTTTTTTTGTCTTTGTCAAGCTAAAATTATAATTACTAAATGCCCATCTTGAAGAAATTTCAATATTTGGATATACGAGAACACAAAAAAAATTAAATGGTAATTCAATCGGTCGAATTTGATCCCCGATCCCTGTGCCTAATGCTGTACCACCATACAAGAAAAACGGCACATCCGCACCCAGCTCTTTAGCCAGTTCATGGAATCGATCGAGCGATAAATCCAATCGCCAAAGGCGAGATAAGCCCCTTAAGACTGCCGCCGCGTCACTGCTTCCACCCCCTAATCCTGCTGCTAATGGAATGTGCTTATAAAGCCGAATCAAGACACCGTCATTCCGACCACTATGCTGGCGAATTAATTTTGCTGCCTGAACGCAGAGGTTCGATTCGCCCAAAGGCAGCCTTGCATCATTACTCCACAATTCGATCCCATGATGATCCGTTTTTTGGATTATTATCTCGTCATAAAGATCAATTTGTTGGAAAATCGTTTCAATCTCGTGATAGCCATCGGAACGTCTGCCTAAAATTTGGAGCCCAATATTGATTTTCGCATAAGCTCTCTCGTAACATTCCTCCATAATGGCGATCACTATTATTCAATGTCACTAATTTGTCAGAATAAGCTGTTACCCGAAAGCTATAAACAAGCATCTTCGCTGATAATAAACAAAAACTCCATTAAGATGGAGCTCACATTCGTTATGCAATTCATTTCGAACGATCTTTTTATTCGGTCAAAAATTAAGAATTTTTTTTGAATTTGTCAACATTTATTTCTCTCTCCGTACATTTATCTTGCAATCGTTGCTTTGTTTTTGTATCTTATCACACCAATGAATGAAACTGGGGTGGAGCTGGAGATGGAAAAGATATTTTTTATTTCGGATCTTCACATCGGTGCTGGTACCAGAAGCGAAGAAGAACTTAGGCTGAAGCGACTCTTTTCATTTTTTCATCATATCAATCAACCTGGCAATCAGCTTTTCATAGTTGGAGATCTGTTCGATTTCTGGTTTGAATATCGGCATGTGATCCCAAACCAATATTTCAATGTCCTTTATCGCATTCATCAGCTTATCGAGAGCCAGGTGACGGTTCATTTCCTCCCAGGAAATCATGATAGCTGGATTAAAGATTTCTTTGCCAAACATGTCAAAATGCGGGTTCACCCAGAAATGGCCGAGCTTGTAATCCAATCGAAAAAATTGTTATTGTTTCATGGGGATGGTATTTCCAAAAAGGATGTGGGGTATCGAATTCTAAAAAAGATCTTTCGCAATCCAGTAAACATATTTTTATATCGGTTGGTTCATCCTGATATTGGGATCCCGCTGGCAAAGCTAATGTCCCAGGGGAGTAGAAAGCATACCGCTGGGAAAATCCTTAATGATGAAGAAGACTACTGGAACTTCGCCATGGAGAAATTTCAATTGGGTTTCGATTATGTGATCGTCGGTCATTCTCATAACCCATTATTCAGGAAATTCGGAGACCAAGCGTTTTTAAATTTGGGGGACTGGATCAATCATTTTAGTTATGGGGAATTACATCGCGGTGAGTTAACTTTGCGCTATTGGAACAGTTGATTTTTCCTTGTCGTTTAATTCATGAATTTTGAGCATGCAAGGGAATAAATTTTCGCTGATTATAGCGAAACTTCAAATGAGAACATTTTTTTCTGGATTACCACTTCTGCCCGAGTGCCTTGATTGGGCTTGTTAGGCTCGTGATAGATTCACTAGGCTCTTAAAGCGAAAGCACTGTTGAGGAGCAAATGCGGAGATATAGACGAATTATGGAATTAAACAATTCTTCAAGTCCATCACAACAATTCTCCACACTAAACTTTCAAAGCTGGAAAGTCAGGATTGCAATCATATTCGGACTGTTGATATTGTTTCTTATTATTTATATCGCGATTTTGAGTCAGGACCTACCTTCGTTAAGTCAATTGGAGAACTACGATCCTGAGCTGGCGACCAAGCTTTACTCTCGGGATGGGGTGGTGATTAAAGAGCTCTTTACCAAAAAGCGGATCTTCATCCCGTTGGAGCAAATTCCGGACAACATGATTAAAGCAGTGTTGGCCACAGAGGACCGCATTTTTTACAAGCATTGGGGCATCAATGTAAAACGCTTTACTTACGTGATGTTGGTCAATCTCATTCATTTTCGTTATCAACAGGGAGCAAGCACCATTACCCAGCAATTGGCCCGACAATTATATTTGAATTTGGAAAAGAAAATCTCGCGCAAGATCAAAGAGTGGATCACGGCCATCCAGATTGAACGGACCTATACGAAGAATGAAATCTTGGAGATGTACCTGAACCAGATGAATTTTGGTCAGGGCAATTATGGGGTGCAAGCTGCAGCATTGGATTTCTTCGGGAAGAACGCACGAGATTTGACGCTCGAGGAATGTGCTTTGTTGGCTGGATTATTGCAGCGACCTGCCTCATACTACCCCTACCGCTATCCAGAGCGCGCCATGCAGCGGAGAAACGTGGTGTTGCATAATATGTTGGAGCAAAAATACATTACTCGGGAACAGTATGAGCAGGCTAAAGCCCAGCCGCTTCGATTGAAGCCTTATGATCCAAAGGCGATCTACGGGATCGCTCCATATTTCACTGAATATGTACGCCAGCAACTGCAGGATCGTTATAGCATGGACCTTTATAAAGGGGGCTATTCAGTATATACTACGTTAGATACCAGAGTGCAAGCAGCAGCCGAGCGGGCGATGCAAAACCAGCTCCACCAATTGCAGAAAAAATTTAACAAACGGCTCATTTCCAGCAATCGATTTAAAAAATTGATTCCAGAAGAGGTTTTAGCCGAAATTCCTCTTGAGCGGCTTAAGAGCAATGAACGACTACTGGACTCGCTTTTAACAGAATATGTGCCAATTCAAGCGGCGCTGATCGCCCTTGATCCGCGGGATGGACAGATCTTAGCAATGATCGGAGGACGAGACTTTGAAAAATACAAGTTCAATCGTGCCCTTCAAGCAAAAAGGCAGCCAGGATCAACTTTTAAACCGATTGTTTACACGGCTGCGATTGATAATGGATATCCGCCATGTTACGAACTTTTGAACCAGCCAGTGGTGCTATATCTTCCAAACGGTGATCGATGGGCACCACGCAATTATGACAATTCCCAGGGCGGGCCAACTACGTTGCGTGAAGCCTTACGACGTTCGCTAAATCTGGTGACCGCTCGACTGGTCCAAGAACTTGTTCCACCGAAAACGGTAGCTGATTATGCAGAAAAATTGGGCATTACCACCCCTGTTCCGCCCTATGAGGCCGTTGCCCTTGGCTCGGCGGATGTAATTCTGGCCGAAATGACAGCTGCCTTTGGCGTTTTTGCCAATCAGGGAATTCTCACCAAACCCTTTGGCGTCTTGAGAGTCGAGGATAAATACGGCAATAAATTGGAAGAAAATAAGCCCGAAATCAAAGAGGTGCTTCGTAAGGAAACAGCCTATATCATGGCGGATATGCTCAGAACCGTTGTGGATCATGGCACTGGGGTCGCAGCCCGGACGACCTTTCATTTCTATCGACCCGCAGGTGGTAAAACTGGGACAACGAATGGTTTCACCGATGCGTGGTTCATTGGCTTTACCCCACAAATCGTTGCTGGAGTTTGGGTCGGCTTCGATGACCCAGCGCTGTCCCTCGGAGAAGGACAAGCTGGCGCTGTCGTTGCGCTGCCGATCTGGGCGCCGTTCATGAAAACCGCCCACGATACCCTCGAGCTCCCAGTACTCGATTTCGAAATGCCCCCTGGGGTGGTCCGTTTGGAAATCTGCAAAGAAACAAAAAAATTGGCGTCCGAATATTGTCCTGAAATCATCTCCGAGCTATTCGAAACCCGGTTTGCCCCGACCGAGCATTGCGATGTTCATACGGGATTCCATGACAGGAAAAAATCCCAGGAAAACATCCGCAAACGCATTCGCTTCTGAGGCCCAAGGCCTTTGGGAGACATTGCGGTTATATGGCCATTAATGTTTTCTAGGTCAAACAATCAGTGATTTGCAATGAATTGCGCCCGCTCCACCCCTTCGACCAGCACATTGACTCCGTCCTAGCTTGCGCAACTCATTCGGATCGCGTGAATTATTTGTAGGTCAGAAGTAGCAATCCTTTATTTATGAAGAGGGATGGAATAGTTTTATCCGCCTCACCTTCGAATTGCAAAGCTCTCGAATTTATTGATACAAAAAATCTCTCGGGAAAACTATTTTATGATTCTTCATCCCTAACTTGTAGAGCTCTGCAAATTGAGCAAATTGCCTATAAGCAAATGTCCCTCTGCTGACGCATGACTCGCATTTATTTAAACACCCAATAAGTTAGCAGATCCCTACCTCTCCAGGGATGATATCGATATTGCGATATTTTTGAGCTATGAAGGCAATCGCAGGTTAGTGAATGGAGCCCAATATCAATCTTGGGACCTGACATGGTGCTTCATCAATTTCAATTGCCGATCGTAAAGCGTGTTCAATTTGCTCAGCATTCATCACTTTTGAGTGATAGATTTCAGCCAAAGGCTCACCGCGTTCCACGCGATCACCGACTTTATGGCACAAAACGATCCCCGCGGTGGGATCAATGGGATCTCCAATTTTTGCCCGACCAGCGCCGAGTTCCATGGACAACAAGCCGATCTTCAGCGCATTTATCTCGTGAACATAACCTGATTTGGTGCTGAGCACGGTTTCATGATATTGGCTGAAGGGATATCGAGCAGGATTTTCAACGACTGAAATATCACCTCCCTGGGCAGTTACCATCTCAATAAATTTATTATAGGCAGCTCCATTGGCTAATAAAAATTGCAATTGATCAGAATGATGAATTGGCTTTCCCGCCAATCGCAGCATCTCTGCCGTGAGCGCCAAAGTAATTTCAACTAAGTCATTTGGGCCACCACCATGCAATGTATCAATTGCTTCTTTAACCTCCAGCCAATTCCCAACCGCATAACCTAAAGGCTGATCCATGGCCGTCATCATGGCCGTAGTGGGCAGGCCGAAGCTTTTTGCAATCGAGATGAATGTCTCGGCTAATTGGTTCGCTCGGTCAAATGAGCTAAAAAATGCTCCACGACCAGTTTTAACATCCAACACCAGGGCCTTTGCACCTTCTGCGATCTTTTTGCTCAATATGCTGGCAACAACTAAAGGGATCGATGGCACAGTTCCTGTGCGATCGCGTAACGCATAAATCTTTTTGTCCGCCGGGACAATCTCATCGGTTTGCCCAATCATGGCAAGGCCGATTTTTTCAACTTGTTGAACGAACTCTGTCAAGCTCAACTGGGTTCGAAAGCCGGGGATCGATTCTAATTTGTCCAATGTCCCACCAGAATGGCCCAATCCACGACCAGACATCATGGGAACTGCTACCCCTGCCGCGGCGGCCAATGGGGCCAAGACCAATGACACCTTATCACCGACCCCTCCAGTGCTGTGCTTATCGACAGGCATCCGATCTAAATGGCTGAAGTCTACCGTCCGGCCCGATTGAACCATGAGCTTGGTCAATGCTTGAGTCTCTTCTATGCTCATGCCCTGAAAATAAATGGCCATCAATAAAGCGGCCATTTGGTAGTCTGGGACCAAACCAGCGACATAGCCATCGATTATTGATTTCAACTCTGCCTCTGAAAGGTGAGATCCGTCTCGCTTTTTCACAATCAATTGTTCAATATTCATCGTTCCTCTTCCTTTTTCCAAAAAACAAAGAAGCAATCAAACAACGATTGCTTCTTTAATTTTGTTTTCATTCTATAGCTCTATTTCGTGTCAACTAAGAGCGCTCAATTGCTTAATCTCCTCAACAAATTGATAAGCCAGTGCATTGGCTTGGTCCATGGTTTTCGCCTCAGCGTAGATTCGGATAATTGGCTCTGTATTGGACGGTCGAATTTGCACCCAGCGATCGGGCCATAGGATCTTCAAACCGTCCGTCAGATCGAGACGCTGGTTATTGTATTTATTGGTCATCGTCTTCAATAACTCGCCAATATTCACATCGGCCAATTCAATGCGACTCTTAGCGATCACATATTGCGGCAAAGATCGTTGCAATTCGCCAATAGAGCCCCCAAATTCAGCCAATTGCTGCAAAGTTAAGGCAATTCCCACTGGTGCATCTCGGCCTAAATGAAGCTCCGGCAAGATAACTCCTCCGTTTCCTTCCCCACCGATCACCGCCTTCACTTCCTTCATCTTTTTTGCGACATGAATTTCCCCAACTTTGGTTCGAAACACCTCAGCGCCATATTTGGCAGCAATTTCGTCGATCGCCTGGGTGACCGAGACATTGACCGCCACTGGCCCGTGTCTTTTTTGAAGCACATAATTCACAGCTAACGCCAAAGTATACTCCTCGCCCAGGGGATTGCCGTGCTCATCGACAATGGCGAGCCGATCGACATCCGGATCCACTGCAAAGCCCAGATCGGCACCAGTGCGCTTCACTGTCTGGCATAATTCTTTGAGATTCTCTGGCAATGGTTCTGGTGGATGCGAAAATAACCCAGTTGGATCCTCATTGATAAATATCACATCGCATCCCAGGCGTTGCAATAATTGGGGTAAAATGGTCCCACCTGCTCCATTCACACAATCTACGACAACCCTAAATTTCCGGGCAGCTATCTTCTCTGGTGAAATCAAATCTAATCGCAAAATGGCATCGATATGATGCCGAATAGCGGTGTTATTAAGTTCGATCTTTCCAATTTGATCCCAAGGGACAAAGCGAAATTCTGCTTCGTCGGCAAGCTGAATGACTTTCTTGCCTTGTATCTCATCGAGGAACATGCCAGAGGCATCGATCAATTTCAACGCGTTCCATTCGATTGGATTATGGCTGGCTGTGATGGCAATGCCTCCACGCGCCTTAAAATGCTCCACCGCCAATTCTACCGTTGGCGTTGGGCAAATGCCGATATCAATTACATCGCATCCCATGGCCGTCAGGCCAGAGAGCACCGCATGCTTGACCATGGGTCCAGTGATTCGGGAGTCTCTTCCTACCACCACCTTTCCTCCACCCAAATAAGCCCCGAATGCCTGGGCGTATCGGAGGACCACCTCTGGGGTTAACCCATCTCCAACCACGCCTCTTATTCCCGAGATGCTAACCATTAATTTCGCCACTTCAACCTCCGTTGCAGTTTGTTATCAGCCAGTGCCATTTTAGAACCGATTATAATGAACAATATCGCTTAATCTTCTTTTAGGGACATGCAGAACACCTTGATCGTCCTTCCAATATTTAATTGAATCTTTCACTTCTTCCACTACTGGCGACTCATCGGGATAGCCCAATGCCACTACCGAGTCGATTTGATAATGCTGGGGGATGTCAAAAACCGATCTCAATTGATTCCGATCGATCGATCCCAGCCAGCAAGATCCTACATTTTCTTCCAGGGCTGTCAGGATCATGTTTTCGATAGCCGCGGCTGCGTCCACGCTGCCGTTCCCCGATTTGATCTGAGTATTGACCAACACCACAATATACGCCACTGGACGTTTTCCTTCAGGGGGATTCCCCGCAGGAGCAATATAACCTGCCCATTTCAAAGCAGGAAATACCTTGTTCACCATCTCCGGATCATCGACAATAATGAATTCCAATGGCTGCAGATTTGCCCCCGATGGCGCTAATCGTCCTGCGTTGACTAATTTTTCCAATAGCTCCAAAGAAAGCGGTTCTTGTTTAAACCGGCGAATCGTTCGACGCTTCAGAATTATCTCATAAACGCTCACTTTTAACTCCTATTGATTGGCAAAAATTAGTAAATGATATAAACGAATATCAACGCTATCTGAGACGGGCCAAAATCAATTGCAAGGATAATTCAACCCGGATCAGTATTCTCCGAGCCGCCTTTCTTTTTTGCCGGATATAAGCATAGATTTTCGCCTGGATTCCTGCATTCGCAGAAATGACATCATGTTATCTGAATTCGATTTTTATATTAGAAACAAATTAGTGTCTGAACGAAAACTTACCTCTCTGTCATTTCGATTGCAGGGCGAAATCTTCAAAAGAATCTCAAAGTAGTAAGATTCCTCCCTTCGTTCGCAATGACATTTTTAATTCAAATTTAATGGTTTTCATTCAGGCATTGATTAATTTGACATTGAAAATTTTGCCGCAGCAAAATATATTGAAAATTTGGTCGAAAATCAATAGTAAATTTGAACCTCTATTCTGAGTGAAACCGATCGATTAATAGCCCATGCCGCACTCCCCTATCGCTAATGATCACTGACTTGCTCTGCATCTGTTTCATTATCGCCGAGACAATCATCCCACCAGCCAGAATCACATCCGCCCGATCAGCAGGCAGTCCAGGCATCCGCTTGCGTTCGGCAATGGTTTTTGATTTCAATGCGCTCACTAGCGTAGTGACGTCGTGATATGAAAGCTGCAATCCATGAATCAGATTTGCTTGATAACGACGCAATTGGTGCTGCATTGCGCCCAGGGTGGTCATCGTTGCACCGACACCCACCAGAACGCTGATTGGCCCGGACCATGGAATCGCTTG
Proteins encoded:
- a CDS encoding thymidine phosphorylase — translated: MNIEQLIVKKRDGSHLSEAELKSIIDGYVAGLVPDYQMAALLMAIYFQGMSIEETQALTKLMVQSGRTVDFSHLDRMPVDKHSTGGVGDKVSLVLAPLAAAAGVAVPMMSGRGLGHSGGTLDKLESIPGFRTQLSLTEFVQQVEKIGLAMIGQTDEIVPADKKIYALRDRTGTVPSIPLVVASILSKKIAEGAKALVLDVKTGRGAFFSSFDRANQLAETFISIAKSFGLPTTAMMTAMDQPLGYAVGNWLEVKEAIDTLHGGGPNDLVEITLALTAEMLRLAGKPIHHSDQLQFLLANGAAYNKFIEMVTAQGGDISVVENPARYPFSQYHETVLSTKSGYVHEINALKIGLLSMELGAGRAKIGDPIDPTAGIVLCHKVGDRVERGEPLAEIYHSKVMNAEQIEHALRSAIEIDEAPCQVPRLILGSIH
- the spoVG gene encoding septation regulator SpoVG: MEITEVNVTLRNEEKLKAFVNVTFDNQFVVRGMKVIKGANGYFVSMPSRRMSDGSFRDIAHPINNEFRQLIEKVILEEYNRKLQSGAPVEESTSEDELY
- the glmM gene encoding phosphoglucosamine mutase, with translation MAKLMVSISGIRGVVGDGLTPEVVLRYAQAFGAYLGGGKVVVGRDSRITGPMVKHAVLSGLTAMGCDVIDIGICPTPTVELAVEHFKARGGIAITASHNPIEWNALKLIDASGMFLDEIQGKKVIQLADEAEFRFVPWDQIGKIELNNTAIRHHIDAILRLDLISPEKIAARKFRVVVDCVNGAGGTILPQLLQRLGCDVIFINEDPTGLFSHPPEPLPENLKELCQTVKRTGADLGFAVDPDVDRLAIVDEHGNPLGEEYTLALAVNYVLQKRHGPVAVNVSVTQAIDEIAAKYGAEVFRTKVGEIHVAKKMKEVKAVIGGEGNGGVILPELHLGRDAPVGIALTLQQLAEFGGSIGELQRSLPQYVIAKSRIELADVNIGELLKTMTNKYNNQRLDLTDGLKILWPDRWVQIRPSNTEPIIRIYAEAKTMDQANALAYQFVEEIKQLSALS
- a CDS encoding ribose-phosphate pyrophosphokinase, whose protein sequence is MSNSLKVFAGTNGKQLAKKIVDYLGIPLGDSSIQYFSDGEIWVKYNENIRGCDVFIVQSTNAPSSNLMELLIMIDAARRSSAKRITAVIPYYGYARQDRKDQPRVAITAKLVANLITTAGADRVLTMDLHAAQIQGFFDIPLDHLYSAPILVDYYLKRGIEDLVVLSPDIGGVKFARAYAKRLHIPLAIADKRRPKPNQAEVMSIIGSVKDKNILIIDDIVDTGGTMLQAAEAAFLEGAKGAYAGCTHAILSGNAPEKLKNSFFSEIVVTDTIPLDEKKMFDKLKVISVANLFGNAIQRIHNEESISILFD
- a CDS encoding UDP-2,3-diacylglucosamine diphosphatase, with the protein product MEKIFFISDLHIGAGTRSEEELRLKRLFSFFHHINQPGNQLFIVGDLFDFWFEYRHVIPNQYFNVLYRIHQLIESQVTVHFLPGNHDSWIKDFFAKHVKMRVHPEMAELVIQSKKLLLFHGDGISKKDVGYRILKKIFRNPVNIFLYRLVHPDIGIPLAKLMSQGSRKHTAGKILNDEEDYWNFAMEKFQLGFDYVIVGHSHNPLFRKFGDQAFLNLGDWINHFSYGELHRGELTLRYWNS
- a CDS encoding nitroreductase family protein; translated protein: MSVYEIILKRRTIRRFKQEPLSLELLEKLVNAGRLAPSGANLQPLEFIIVDDPEMVNKVFPALKWAGYIAPAGNPPEGKRPVAYIVVLVNTQIKSGNGSVDAAAAIENMILTALEENVGSCWLGSIDRNQLRSVFDIPQHYQIDSVVALGYPDESPVVEEVKDSIKYWKDDQGVLHVPKRRLSDIVHYNRF
- a CDS encoding PBP1A family penicillin-binding protein; translated protein: MFLIIYIAILSQDLPSLSQLENYDPELATKLYSRDGVVIKELFTKKRIFIPLEQIPDNMIKAVLATEDRIFYKHWGINVKRFTYVMLVNLIHFRYQQGASTITQQLARQLYLNLEKKISRKIKEWITAIQIERTYTKNEILEMYLNQMNFGQGNYGVQAAALDFFGKNARDLTLEECALLAGLLQRPASYYPYRYPERAMQRRNVVLHNMLEQKYITREQYEQAKAQPLRLKPYDPKAIYGIAPYFTEYVRQQLQDRYSMDLYKGGYSVYTTLDTRVQAAAERAMQNQLHQLQKKFNKRLISSNRFKKLIPEEVLAEIPLERLKSNERLLDSLLTEYVPIQAALIALDPRDGQILAMIGGRDFEKYKFNRALQAKRQPGSTFKPIVYTAAIDNGYPPCYELLNQPVVLYLPNGDRWAPRNYDNSQGGPTTLREALRRSLNLVTARLVQELVPPKTVADYAEKLGITTPVPPYEAVALGSADVILAEMTAAFGVFANQGILTKPFGVLRVEDKYGNKLEENKPEIKEVLRKETAYIMADMLRTVVDHGTGVAARTTFHFYRPAGGKTGTTNGFTDAWFIGFTPQIVAGVWVGFDDPALSLGEGQAGAVVALPIWAPFMKTAHDTLELPVLDFEMPPGVVRLEICKETKKLASEYCPEIISELFETRFAPTEHCDVHTGFHDRKKSQENIRKRIRF
- the ispE gene encoding 4-(cytidine 5'-diphospho)-2-C-methyl-D-erythritol kinase, with translation MEECYERAYAKINIGLQILGRRSDGYHEIETIFQQIDLYDEIIIQKTDHHGIELWSNDARLPLGESNLCVQAAKLIRQHSGRNDGVLIRLYKHIPLAAGLGGGSSDAAAVLRGLSRLWRLDLSLDRFHELAKELGADVPFFLYGGTALGTGIGDQIRPIELPFNFFCVLVYPNIEISSRWAFSNYNFSLTKTKKSIKLSYLFFKGMTISDLRKVVRNDLEEVVLRRYPLLGEIKQMLYDRGAFFASMSGSGSTIYGLFDNYTDAVAVERSGFMPYQIIVAMPMITTTHL